Proteins encoded in a region of the Oncorhynchus gorbuscha isolate QuinsamMale2020 ecotype Even-year linkage group LG16, OgorEven_v1.0, whole genome shotgun sequence genome:
- the LOC123998894 gene encoding coagulation factor X-like, translating to MAAASNLSMAKPRIHTVNCVSGPEREPTEQASVILLIPPKPRLKSDAYQNYVQQLKKSPPPPVFLDKQEASEVITLSRQKRANVGNEESLLPANLERECLEEVCNYEEAREIFQDSYRTDIFWSVYIDGDQCAEKPCKNGAMCSDSVGGYDCVCKSGFFGVHCETDQTVCMLDKTKGCSQFCKPGYQSYECSCARGWKLEEKERVKCMPAVTFPCGKVNSLSQWTKRQSTNIASNFEGLACNSGECPWQAILKSTESVGFCSGVILKENLVLTTAQCAQKYVNFQVAVGKRLTASEDGEQTLYVQVVHVHPRYVPGRPDNDLAVLELRERIVYKKHVVAACLPERDFAEVVLMTGEYPAVVTGWKDPVDATEVQGPLTLNHLAYERLPQCVERHPGLVTNKMGCTTVRPKGDCILGPGSPILSLHREVFYLTGVVSRPAGADCSQGYIYQKVSRFLLWLQPLMDSR from the exons ATGGCGGCTGCGTCAAACCTCTCAATGGCCA AGCCGAGGATCCACACGGTGAACTGCGTGTCGGGACCAGAGAGAGAACCAACCGAACAGGCTTCTGTCATCCTTCTCATTCCGCCCAAGCCCCGGCTGAAGTCCGACGCG TATCAAAATTATGTACAACAACTAAAAAAATCCCCCCCTCCTCCAGTGTTCCTGGACAAGCAGGAGGCCAGTGAAGTGATCACCTTATCCCGCCAGAAGAGGGCCAACGTGGGCAACGAGGAGAGCCTGCTCCCTGCCAACCTGGAGAGGGAGTGTCTGGAGGAGGTCTGCAACTACGAGGAGGCCAGGGAGATCTTCCAGGACTCCTACCGCACG GATATCTTCTGGTCCGTCTACATAG ACGGGGACCAGTGTGCAGAGAAGCCGTGTAAGAATGGAGCCATGTGCTCAGACAGCGTGGGGGGATACGACTGTGTTTGCAAGTCAGGCTTCTTTGGAGTCCACTGTGAGACAG ATCAGACAGTGTGTATGTTGGACAAGACCAAGGGCTGCAGTCAGTTCTGTAAGCCAGGATACCAGTCCTATGAGTGTTCCTGTGCCCGTGGCTGGAAactagaggagaaggagagggtgaagTGTATGCCTGCAG tgACATTCCCCTGTGGGAAGGTGAACAGCCTCAGCCAGTGGACAAAGAGACAGTCAACCAACATCGCCAGCAACTTTGAGGGACTAGCCTGCAACTCTGGAGAGTGTCCCTGGCAG GCCATTCTGAAGAGTACAGAGTCTGTAGGGTTCTGTAGTGGTGTCATTCTGAAGGAGAACCTGGTTCTAACTACAGCCCAGTGTGCCCAGAAATACGTCAACTTCCAGGTGGCTGTCG GCAAACGCCTAACCGCATCTGAAGATGGCGAACAGACGCTCTATGTCCAAGTCGTCCACGTCCACCCCCGCTACGTACCCGGTCGCCCTGACAACGACCTGGCCGTCCTCGAGCTCCGCGAGCGCATCGTCTATAAGAAGCATGTGGTCGCTGCCTGCCTGCCCGAACGTGACTTTGCAGAGGTCGTCCTGATGACTGGCGAGTATCCGGCTGTGGTCACTGGCTGGAAGGACCCCGTGGACGCCACGGAGGTCCAAGGCCCGCTCACTCTCAACCACCTGGCATATGAGCGTTTGCCCCAGTGTGTGGAGAGGCACCCGGGGTTGGTCACCAACAAGATGGGCTGTACGACGGTGAGACCCAAGGGTGACTGCATCCTGGGGCCGGGGAGTCCCATCCTATCTCTCCACAGGGAGGTGTTCTATCTGACCGGGGTAGTCTCCAGACCAGCAGGGGCAGACTGTAGTCAGGGTTACATCTACCAGAAGGTGTCCCGTTTCCTGCTCTGGCTGCAGCCCCTCATGGACTCACGCTAA